The Agrococcus carbonis genome has a window encoding:
- the rpsL gene encoding 30S ribosomal protein S12 yields MPTIQQLVRKGRTPKVSKTKAPALKANPQQRGVCTRVYTTTPKKPNSALRKVARVKLSNGTEVTAYIPGEGHNLQEHSMVLVRGGRVKDLPGVRYKIVRGALDTQAVKNRKQARSRYGAKMEKK; encoded by the coding sequence GTGCCCACAATCCAGCAGCTGGTCCGCAAGGGCCGGACGCCGAAGGTCTCGAAGACCAAGGCGCCCGCCCTCAAGGCGAACCCCCAGCAGCGCGGCGTCTGCACCCGCGTCTACACCACCACCCCCAAGAAGCCGAACTCGGCGCTCCGCAAGGTCGCCCGCGTGAAGCTCTCGAACGGCACCGAGGTCACGGCCTACATCCCCGGTGAGGGCCACAACCTCCAGGAGCACTCGATGGTGCTCGTCCGCGGCGGTCGTGTGAAGGACCTCCCCGGCGTGCGCTACAAGATCGTGCGCGGCGCGCTCGACACCCAGGCCGTGAAGAACCGCAAGCAGGCTCGCAGCCGCTACGGCGCGAAGATGGAGAAGAAGTAA
- the rpsG gene encoding 30S ribosomal protein S7, with the protein MPRKGPAPKRPVVADPVYGAPIVSQLVNKILLDGKKGLAERIVYGALTGVGAKSGQDAVAVLKKALDNIRPTLEVKSRRVGGSTYQVPVEVKPHRANTLALRWLVSYAKARREKTMTERLMNEILDASNGLGAAVKRREDTHKMAESNKAFAHYRW; encoded by the coding sequence ATGCCTCGCAAGGGACCCGCACCCAAGCGCCCGGTCGTTGCTGACCCCGTCTACGGCGCGCCGATCGTCTCGCAGCTCGTCAACAAGATCCTCCTCGACGGCAAGAAGGGCCTCGCAGAGCGCATCGTCTACGGTGCCCTCACCGGCGTCGGCGCCAAGTCGGGCCAGGACGCGGTCGCAGTGCTCAAGAAGGCGCTCGACAACATCCGCCCGACCCTCGAGGTGAAGTCGCGCCGCGTCGGCGGCTCGACCTACCAGGTCCCCGTCGAGGTCAAGCCGCACCGCGCGAACACGCTCGCGCTGCGCTGGCTCGTCTCCTACGCCAAGGCGCGTCGCGAGAAGACCATGACCGAGCGGCTCATGAACGAGATCCTCGACGCCTCCAACGGCCTCGGCGCCGCGGTGAAGCGCCGCGAGGACACGCACAAGATGGCCGAGTCGAACAAGGCCTTCGCGCACTACCGCTGGTGA
- the fusA gene encoding elongation factor G yields the protein MAQDVLTDLNKVRNIGIMAHIDAGKTTTTERILFYTGVNHKMGETHDGGATTDWMEQEQERGITITSAAVTCFWDKNQINIIDTPGHVDFTVEVERSLRVLDGAVAVFDGKEGVEPQSETVWRQADKYDVPRICFVNKMDKLGADFYFTVDTIINRLGARPLVIQLPIGAESEFEGIVDLVEMNAKTWRGDAKGDVKMGAEYAIEEIPADLKEKAEEYRAALIETVAEADDALMEKYFEGEELTVAEIKAAIRKMTVNSEIYPVLCGSAFKNRGVQPMLDAVVDYLPSPLDVPAIPGHDVKDEEIVVERHADRDEPFAALAFKVAVHPFFGRLTYVRVYSGHVDSGAAVTNSSKSKKERIGKIFQMHANKENPVESMTAGHIYAVIGLKDTTTGDTLADPANPVVLESMTFPEPVIEVAIEPKTKADQEKLSTAIQKLAEEDPTFRTENNPETGQTVIKGMGELHLDILVDRMKREFKVEANVGKPQVAYRETIRGTIEKYDYTHKKQTGGSGQFAKVQIKLEPMEVSGEETYEFVNAVTGGRVPREYIPSVDAGIQDAMQVGVLAGYPTVGVKATLLDGAAHDVDSSEMAFKIAGSMAYKEAARKAQPVLLEPLMAVEVRTPEEYMGDVIGDLNSRRGQIQSMDDAQGVKVVKALVPLSEMFGYVGDLRSKTSGRAVYSMEFSTYAEVPKAVSDEIVQKSKGE from the coding sequence GTGGCACAGGACGTGCTCACCGACCTGAACAAGGTCCGCAACATCGGCATCATGGCGCACATCGATGCCGGCAAGACCACCACGACCGAGCGCATCCTGTTCTACACGGGCGTCAACCACAAGATGGGCGAGACGCACGACGGCGGCGCGACCACCGACTGGATGGAGCAGGAGCAGGAGCGCGGCATCACGATCACGTCCGCCGCCGTGACGTGCTTCTGGGACAAGAACCAGATCAACATCATCGACACCCCCGGTCACGTCGACTTCACGGTCGAGGTCGAGCGCTCGCTCCGCGTGCTCGACGGCGCGGTCGCCGTCTTCGACGGCAAGGAGGGCGTCGAGCCCCAGTCCGAGACGGTGTGGCGCCAGGCCGACAAGTACGACGTGCCGCGCATCTGCTTCGTCAACAAGATGGACAAGCTGGGCGCCGACTTCTACTTCACGGTCGACACCATCATCAACCGCCTGGGCGCCCGCCCGCTCGTCATCCAGCTGCCGATCGGTGCGGAGAGCGAGTTCGAGGGCATCGTCGACCTCGTCGAGATGAACGCGAAGACCTGGCGCGGCGACGCCAAGGGCGACGTGAAGATGGGCGCCGAGTACGCGATCGAGGAGATCCCGGCCGACCTCAAGGAGAAGGCCGAGGAGTACCGCGCGGCCCTCATCGAGACGGTCGCCGAGGCCGACGACGCGCTCATGGAGAAGTACTTCGAGGGCGAGGAGCTCACGGTCGCCGAGATCAAGGCCGCCATCCGCAAGATGACGGTGAACTCGGAGATCTACCCCGTCCTGTGCGGCTCGGCCTTCAAGAACCGCGGCGTGCAGCCCATGCTCGACGCCGTCGTCGACTACCTCCCCAGCCCCCTCGACGTGCCGGCCATCCCGGGCCACGACGTCAAGGATGAGGAGATCGTCGTGGAGCGCCACGCCGACCGCGACGAGCCCTTCGCGGCGCTCGCGTTCAAGGTCGCCGTGCACCCGTTCTTCGGCCGCCTCACCTACGTGCGCGTCTACTCGGGCCACGTCGACTCGGGCGCCGCCGTGACGAACTCGTCGAAGAGCAAGAAGGAGCGCATCGGGAAGATCTTCCAGATGCACGCCAACAAGGAGAACCCGGTCGAGTCGATGACCGCGGGCCACATCTACGCGGTGATCGGCCTCAAGGACACGACGACGGGCGACACGCTCGCCGACCCGGCGAACCCGGTCGTGCTCGAGTCGATGACGTTCCCCGAGCCCGTCATCGAGGTCGCCATCGAGCCCAAGACGAAGGCCGACCAGGAGAAGCTCTCGACCGCGATCCAGAAGCTCGCGGAGGAGGACCCGACCTTCCGGACCGAGAACAACCCGGAGACGGGCCAGACGGTCATCAAGGGCATGGGCGAGCTGCACCTCGACATCCTCGTCGACCGCATGAAGCGCGAGTTCAAGGTCGAGGCGAACGTCGGCAAGCCGCAGGTGGCCTATCGCGAGACGATCCGCGGCACCATCGAGAAGTACGACTACACCCACAAGAAGCAGACCGGTGGCTCCGGTCAGTTCGCGAAGGTGCAGATCAAGCTCGAGCCGATGGAGGTCTCGGGCGAGGAGACCTACGAGTTCGTGAACGCCGTCACCGGCGGGCGCGTGCCTCGCGAGTACATCCCCTCGGTCGACGCGGGCATCCAGGACGCCATGCAGGTCGGTGTGCTCGCCGGCTACCCGACGGTCGGCGTCAAGGCGACGCTGCTCGACGGTGCGGCGCACGACGTCGACTCGTCGGAGATGGCGTTCAAGATCGCCGGCTCGATGGCGTACAAGGAGGCTGCCCGCAAGGCGCAGCCGGTGCTGCTCGAGCCGCTCATGGCGGTCGAGGTGCGCACGCCCGAGGAGTACATGGGCGACGTCATCGGCGACCTCAACTCGCGTCGCGGGCAGATCCAGTCGATGGACGACGCCCAGGGCGTGAAGGTCGTCAAGGCCCTCGTGCCGCTGTCGGAGATGTTCGGCTACGTCGGCGACCTGCGGTCGAAGACCTCGGGCCGGGCCGTCTACTCGATGGAGTTCTCGACCTACGCCGAGGTGCCGAAGGCCGTCTCGGACGAGATCGTCCAGAAGAGCAAGGGCGAGTGA
- the tuf gene encoding elongation factor Tu — MAKAKFERTKPHVNIGTIGHVDHGKTTLSAAISKVLADKYPSATNVQRDFATIDSAPEERQRGITINISHIEYETPKRHYAHVDAPGHADYIKNMITGAAQMDGAILVVAATDGPMAQTREHVLLAKQVGVPYLMVALNKSDMVDDEEILELVELEVRELLSSQDFDGDNAPVIRVSALKALEGEEKWVDAILELMQAADDNIPDPVRDRDKPFLMPIEDVFTITGRGTVVTGRAERGTLAINSEVEIVGIRPTQKTTVTGIEMFHKQLDEAWAGENCGLLLRGTKREDVERGQVVVKPGSVTPHTNFEGTAYILAKDEGGRHNPFFTNYRPQFYFRTTDVTGVISLPEGTEMVMPGDTTDMSVELIQPIAMEEGLGFAIREGGRTVGAGTVTKIIK; from the coding sequence GTGGCTAAGGCCAAGTTCGAGCGGACCAAGCCGCACGTCAACATCGGAACGATCGGTCACGTCGACCACGGCAAGACGACGCTCTCGGCAGCGATCTCGAAGGTCCTGGCTGACAAGTACCCGTCGGCGACCAACGTGCAGCGCGACTTCGCGACGATCGACTCGGCTCCTGAGGAGCGCCAGCGCGGCATCACGATCAACATCTCGCACATCGAGTACGAGACGCCGAAGCGCCACTACGCGCACGTCGACGCCCCGGGTCACGCCGACTACATCAAGAACATGATCACGGGTGCGGCCCAGATGGACGGCGCGATCCTCGTGGTCGCGGCCACCGACGGCCCCATGGCGCAGACGCGCGAGCACGTGCTGCTCGCCAAGCAGGTCGGCGTGCCCTACCTGATGGTCGCGCTCAACAAGTCGGACATGGTCGACGACGAGGAGATCCTCGAGCTCGTCGAGCTCGAGGTCCGCGAGCTGCTCTCGAGCCAGGACTTCGACGGCGACAACGCCCCGGTCATCCGCGTCTCGGCGCTCAAGGCGCTCGAGGGCGAGGAGAAGTGGGTCGACGCGATCCTCGAGCTCATGCAGGCCGCTGACGACAACATCCCGGACCCGGTCCGCGACCGCGACAAGCCGTTCCTCATGCCGATCGAGGACGTCTTCACGATCACCGGCCGTGGCACGGTCGTCACGGGTCGCGCCGAGCGCGGCACGCTCGCGATCAACTCCGAGGTCGAGATCGTCGGCATCCGCCCGACGCAGAAGACCACGGTCACGGGCATCGAGATGTTCCACAAGCAGCTCGACGAGGCCTGGGCCGGCGAGAACTGCGGTCTCCTGCTCCGCGGCACGAAGCGCGAGGACGTCGAGCGCGGCCAGGTCGTCGTGAAGCCGGGCTCGGTCACGCCGCACACGAACTTCGAGGGCACGGCGTACATCCTCGCCAAGGATGAGGGCGGCCGCCACAACCCGTTCTTCACGAACTACCGCCCGCAGTTCTACTTCCGCACCACCGACGTCACCGGCGTCATCTCGCTGCCCGAGGGCACCGAGATGGTCATGCCCGGCGACACCACCGACATGTCGGTCGAGCTGATCCAGCCGATCGCCATGGAGGAGGGCCTCGGCTTCGCCATCCGCGAGGGTGGCCGCACGGTCGGCGCCGGCACGGTCACGAAGATCATCAAGTAG
- a CDS encoding DUF1801 domain-containing protein: protein MAAQKTLPTDASVEAFLDAAQPARRVEEGHRLAALMREETGEEPVMWGPSMVGFGSYRYVSPSRTSRTEGEWPKVAFSPRKAAISLYGLKDLPEGAALLPGLGEYTEGAGCVYVKRLDAIDEAVLRRLVRIAHGRQDDPPRR, encoded by the coding sequence ATGGCCGCGCAGAAGACCCTGCCCACCGACGCGTCCGTCGAGGCGTTCCTCGACGCCGCGCAGCCCGCCAGGCGCGTCGAGGAGGGGCATCGCCTCGCCGCGCTCATGCGCGAGGAGACGGGCGAGGAGCCGGTCATGTGGGGGCCGTCGATGGTGGGCTTCGGCAGCTACCGCTACGTCTCGCCGTCGAGGACGTCGCGCACCGAGGGGGAGTGGCCGAAGGTCGCGTTCTCGCCGCGGAAGGCCGCGATCTCGCTCTACGGGCTGAAGGACCTGCCGGAGGGCGCGGCGCTGCTGCCCGGCCTCGGCGAGTACACCGAGGGCGCGGGCTGCGTCTACGTCAAGCGCCTCGACGCGATCGACGAAGCGGTGCTGCGGCGGCTCGTGCGCATCGCGCACGGCAGGCAGGACGACCCGCCCCGGCGCTGA
- a CDS encoding SCO4848 family membrane protein produces the protein MADAVGVAGAVLLLIGGAFSLVVWPAFLRRVARDDRARDADGRPTRFLTVHVTLVAIALVIAIAQVAVGIWWLAA, from the coding sequence GTGGCTGACGCCGTCGGCGTCGCCGGCGCCGTGCTGCTGCTGATCGGCGGCGCGTTCAGCCTCGTCGTGTGGCCGGCGTTCCTCCGGCGGGTCGCGCGCGACGACCGCGCGCGCGATGCCGACGGGCGCCCGACCCGCTTCCTCACCGTGCACGTGACCCTCGTCGCGATCGCGCTCGTCATCGCCATCGCGCAGGTCGCCGTCGGCATCTGGTGGCTCGCGGCGTGA